A single region of the Aurantiacibacter sp. MUD11 genome encodes:
- a CDS encoding class III extradiol dioxygenase subunit beta has protein sequence MARITAGIATSHVPAIGAAIDLGKTEEPYWKPVFEGYEFVKEWAKEHTPDVVILIYNDHASALMLDIVPTFAMGFAEEFESADEGWGRRPVPVVKNHLDLAAHIAEQLVIDEFDLTLINEMDVDHGLTVPLSLVFGQVDEWPCKVIPIAVNVTQFPTPSGERCWKLGEAIRNAVKTFPEDLDVQVWGTGGMSHQLQGTRAGLINEEFDRRFLELLAHEPEELKYITRLEYLREAGTEGIELIMWLIMRAALGYGVEEKHRFYRVPASNTAVGHVVYETKS, from the coding sequence ATGGCCCGTATCACTGCCGGCATCGCCACCAGCCACGTGCCCGCCATCGGCGCGGCGATTGACCTCGGGAAGACCGAGGAGCCGTACTGGAAGCCCGTTTTCGAAGGCTACGAATTCGTCAAGGAGTGGGCCAAGGAGCACACGCCCGACGTGGTGATCCTGATCTACAACGATCATGCATCCGCGCTGATGCTGGATATCGTGCCTACCTTCGCCATGGGCTTTGCCGAGGAATTCGAAAGCGCCGACGAAGGCTGGGGCCGCCGCCCGGTGCCGGTCGTGAAGAACCACCTCGACCTGGCCGCCCATATCGCCGAGCAGCTGGTGATCGACGAGTTCGACCTGACTCTGATCAACGAAATGGACGTCGACCACGGCCTGACCGTGCCGCTGTCGCTGGTGTTCGGGCAGGTCGACGAATGGCCGTGCAAGGTCATCCCCATCGCGGTCAACGTCACGCAGTTCCCCACCCCGTCGGGCGAACGCTGCTGGAAGCTGGGCGAGGCGATCCGCAATGCGGTGAAGACCTTCCCGGAGGACCTCGACGTGCAGGTCTGGGGAACCGGCGGCATGAGCCACCAGTTACAGGGCACGCGCGCGGGCCTCATCAACGAGGAGTTCGACCGCCGCTTCCTGGAACTGCTGGCGCACGAGCCGGAGGAGCTGAAATACATCACCCGCCTCGAATACCTGCGCGAAGCCGGCACCGAGGGGATCGAGCTGATCATGTGGCTGATCATGCGTGCCGCCCTCGGCTACGGCGTGGAGGAAAAGCACCGCTTCTACCGCGTGCCCGCGAGCAATACTGCCGTGGGGCACGTCGTTTACGAAACCAAGAGCTGA